The DNA window TATTATAATCAAAGCATAATTCATTTGGAATAGCAATCAATATTTTTAATAAAAAAGATATAATAGAAGATGAAAGAAGGAATGTAAAGATGCTTGAATTAACTAATATTAACTCAACGTTCAACTTAAATAATGGGGTCAAGATTCCCTGCGTGGGATATGGTACATTTAGGACTCCGGCAGATGTAGCTGAACAGGCTGTGAAAGAAGCAATTGAAACTGGTTATCGACACATTGATACTGCGGCAGTTTACGGAAACGAAGAAGCAGTAGGGAAGGGTATTAAGGATTCAGGAATTAAGCGTGAAGACCTTTTTGTAACTAGCAAGTTATGGAATGCTAATCGTGGCTATGAACAAACGAAGAAGGCTTTTCAAGAGACGCTTGATCGTTTACAGATGGACTATTTAGACCTTTACTTAATTCACTGGCCCGCCAATGAAAAGCAGTTTGGCGATGATGCTGCCAAGATTAATGCTGAAACGTGGCGCGCAATGGAAGACCTTTACAATGAAGGCAAAATTCGGGCAATTGGGGTAAGCAATTTTATGCCTCACCATATTGCGGAATTAATGAAAACGGCCAAAGTAGCGCCAGCAGTTGATCAAATTGAAGTTCATCCGGGTTGGCCACATACAGAAGAAGTTAAATACTTACAAGCACACAATATCTTAGTTGAGGCGTGGGCTCCTTTAGGTGGTCAAGGTGCTAAAGTATTAACTAATCCAACAATGATTCAAATCGCTGATAAGTATCAAAAGACGCCAGCGCAAGTCTGCTTACGTTGGGTTCTCCAACAGGGGATTCTTCCATTACCGAAATCTGTCCATAAAGAACGGATGATAAGTAACCAAAATATATTTAATTTCGAATTAACGGATGAGGATATGCGCAAGATTAGTTTATTGCCAAATCTTGGCGGTCAATGTGCTGATCCAGATGAGGTTGATTTTTAATGATAAGAAATATGAAATTGATGCAGTAGTATTGGGTATCCAGTCGAATTAAAATAGTATGCTAAAAAGTCTCGAACCTTCACGGAAGAGGCTTTTTTGATATAATTTCTTTTAGCTAATAACGAGGAGAATTTGAAAATGAAAAATGCTTATCGCGCTTTTCGTCAATACTCTTGCCAGTTCAGGAAAAATTGGCTTGAATATTTAATATTATTTGGCGGTCTTGATATTGTAAACCAGTTTCTGGTAATTCCCTTTTTTCGCTGGATAACTACCTTTGTCCTGCAGGCAGGAGAAATTCCGTTTATTTCATATCAAAATATTGTAATTATTCTGACCCACCATCCATTAGTTGTAGTGAGCCTTTTAATTGAATTAATATGTCTAATGGTAATCATTTATGGCAAATTTATGCTCTTGTTGACGGGCTTTCGTGAAATTGGCTTGCCAGAGTTTAGCTGGCGCCGAATGTTTAGGCAAACAAAAGAAACTTTATCGTTACTAAATTTTGGATCGTTAATTTTATTATTAGGTTACTTCTTACTTATTATTCCATTTACAGATATTATCTTTCGAACTCCCCTGCTGGCGAAAATTCAAGTTCCTCAGTTTATTGTTGATTATCTTACCCGTAATGCATGGCTTATTGGTGGATTGACCTTGTTCTATCTTTTAATGACAATGATCGGTATTCGTTTAATATTGACAATGCCATTAATGGCTTATCAACATTTACGGTTAAGAGCTGCTATGTCTCAAAGCTGGCAAATGACAAGTAAGCTAAGATGGTTGAAGTTTTTAATTCAAATTGTGCTGATGACAATAATTGTAGGTAGTATAACGGTTGTTTTTTACCTCATGATTTACATTCTTCAGGTTGTTTTGGATTTATTACCCGGGAAATTATCTTTGATTACTGCTATCTTTAACTTGTCGATCTTACAGCTTGGTGGTGAGGTATTAGCAGTATGGGCAGGAACGATTATCTTACTGGTAGTCGTTAACCCGTTAACTAGCATTAGTGAACTAGCGACAACTCCTGAACATCCATCACGAGGATTGCTTACTTCCTTTATGCTTGTTTTCCTTGTAATCGGCTTGGCGACTCTTGCAAATAATACTTTTTACATGATGGGGACGGGGATTAAACGCCCAATAACTATCTCGCATCGGGGAGTTGCTGAAAAAAACGGGGTGCAAAATACTATTCCAGCAATGGAAAAAACAAGTAAACTTAAGCCTGATTATATTGAAATGGATTTGCATGAAACAAAGGATCACCAGTTTGTTGTGATGCATGATGAGAATCTTAAAGACCTAACAGGAGTAAACAAAACACCTCATGAACTAACATTGAAGCAATTAACACGACTAACTGCACGCGAAAATGGCTATCATGCTAAGGTTGCGAGTTTTGATCAATATTTAGCAGCGGCTGAGAAACATCATCAGAAACTTCTGATTGAGATAAAAACAACACCACATGATTCAAAGCAGATGCTCCAGAATTTTAATCGCCGGTATGGGAAAAGGATTTTGCAAGATCATGACCAAGTTCACTCGCTCGACTACAGTGCTGTGAATAAGCTAAAAAAGATTAATCCACGGCTAACAGTTTTGTATATTCGACCCTATAATTTGGGTAATCCCCAGGGAGTTGCTGACGGGTTTTCGATGGAATATTCAACATTAAATCAGGACTTCATTACTCAAGCCCAGTGGCAACATAAACCGGTATATGCATGGACAGTTAATGACACAGATTTAATGAAACAGACTATGTATAACCATGCTGATGGGATAATTACCGATAATTTAGGGGGAATTAAATGTGGCAATTAAAGATTTTACTGGTAGGCAAAGTTATGCTAATCGAATTTTAAACTATATCATTGTCGTTCCCACAAGTGGGGGAATTGAACCGTAAAAAACACTCGAGAACTAATCGCCTTAGTGGCTTAGCTGTTCTCGAGTGTTTTTTATCCAACATGATGCTTCTTTAGTTGCCTAATAACAATTAACGCCACTATTCCACCAATCATTCCTTGGATAAAGTTTGAACCTAAACTCAAAAAACCGGTGATTACATGGTACATAACGGTATTGCAGATAAAGTAGATTGCAATCATTACAATTGATCCGGCTAAGACTGCGGTCCATTTGCCCCAGGTGGAGTTGCCATATTTTTTATAAATCCAGCCACTGATAAATCCTTCTAAACCATGAGCCGCAAAGGAAAATAAGGCATCTTGCGGAAAGCCGGAAATAAGGTCAAGGAACATTCCGCCAAAGCCGCCGACAATTGTTCCTGCTCCTGGTCCTAAAAGCATGGCAGCAATGAATACACCAGCATCACATAAGTTGACGTTACCATGTGTCCATGGAATAGGGATAAGAAAGAAGCGTCCGAGAACAAGAGTTAGTGCTAGTAACATTGCAGCAATAATTGAGCGGCGCAACCGAAAAGTAGATTCCATATTAAAACTCCTAACATAGTCAATTATGAGTAATTTTACAATAATTTTTAAAAAATTTCAGAGAAAAGCATGTCGTTATTTATCTATTGATACAAATAAAAGATACCTTAACATCTTATGCAATAGTAATTGTATTTAAACATTATGTAATAAAGATGATAATTGGTTTTCAATTGATAATCAATATTCCTATTTTATATATTGATTAAATGAAAATTATGCGTATAATTAATTGTGAAAATCAGAACATGATATGAGGTGTGTGTTATGAAGGTTATTATTGTTGGTTGTACGCATGCAGGGACAATTACTGCCACTCAAATTTTACAAAATCATCCAGAAACAGAAGTCACAATTTATGAACGTAATGACAATGTTTCATTCCTCTCATGTGGGATTGCGGTTTACCTGAGTGGTGATGTTGGTGACCCAGATGCAATGTTCTACTCAAGTCCCAAACAACTTGCTGCCATGGGGGCAACAGTTCATATGCAACATAATGTAACTGATATTGATCCTAAGACTAAGACGGTTACAGTGACAAACCTTGTGACAGGCGAAACAAAGACTGACCATTATGACAAGTTAGTTGATACTACTGGTTCTTGGCCAGTAATCCCACCAATTGAAGGTGTAGATGGCCCTAATGTTTATTTGTGCAAGAACTACCACCATGCTAAAGAATTGTTCAACGTTGCTAAAGATGCGCAACGGATTGTTGTAATTGGTGGAGGTTACATTGGAGTTGAATTAGTAGAAGCTTACACTCGTCAAAATAAGGATGTTACATTGATTGATGGTTCACCACGGATGCTTCATAAATACTTTGACCGCGAGTACACTGATCGGATTCAACAAGAATTTGTAGATCACGGAGCTAGTTTTGCCTTTGACCAACGAGTAACCGGATTTGAAAATCATGAAAATGGTGTAACCGTTAAGACAAATAAGGGCAACTATGATGCAGATATTGCTATTCTCTGTGTTGGATTCCGTCCGAATACTGACCTCTTAAAGGGTAAAGTGAAGATGCATGATAATGGGGCAATCATTACGAATGAATATATGCAATCATCTGATCCAGATATTTATGCTGCCGGAGATTCAACGGCTGTTCACTATAACCCAACTGGCAAGGATGCATACATTCCATTAGCTACTAACGCTATTCGGCAAGGAACAATTGTCGGAACAAATCTCTTTGGCAATACAATGCGCGATATGGGAACCCAATCTAGTTCTGGCTTAAACTTATATGGAACAACGATGGTATCATCTGGCTTAACTTTGGAGAATGCCAAAGAAGCGGGCTTTGATGCAGCTGCGGTGACAGTTGAAGACAACTACCGTCCAGAATTTATGCCGACAACAACTCCTGTATTAATGACATTGGTGTGGGATAAGAAGACTCGGCAAATTCTTGGTGGACAGTTTATGAGTAAGCATGATGTTTCTCAATCTGCTAACATCATTTCCTTATGTATCCAGGATAAGCACACGATTGATTATTTAGCATTTGTTGATATGCTATTCCAGCCACACTTCGATCGTCCGTTTAACTATGTAAATATTCTTGGTCAAGCGGCGGTAAAGAAGCAGGCTGAATTAGAAAAATAATTGTAAAAAAGACGAGGCTCGGAAAGAACAAAAAGTTTTTTCTCTGAGCCTCGTTATTTTTAAAAATCGCCGTTCATAATTGAATCTTTTACAATCATATAATCAACCTTCCGAATAGCTTCAAGGTCGCGACCACCCGAATAAGAAATAGCTGATTGTAGATCTTCCTGCATTTCGTTTAGGGTGTCTTTGATGGAGCCACGGTAAGGAACGAGCATTTGCTTTCCTTCAACATTTCGATAAGCACCTTTTTGAACCTCCGATGCAGACCCCCAGTATTGCTTATATTGTTTTCCATCAATGGTGATGACATGTCCTGGTGATTCGAGGTGACCGGCAAGCATTGAACCAATCATCACCATTGAAGCGCCAAAACGAACAGACTTAGCAATGTCCCCATTATGTCTAATACCACCGTCAGCGATGATTGGTTTTCGCGCGGCTTTAGCACACCAACGAATAGCCGATAATTGCCAGCCGCCAGTACCGAAACCAGTCTTTAGCTTAGTGATGCAAGCTTTACCGGGGCCAACCCCAACCTTAGTGGCATCTGCCCCTGCATTTTCGAGGTCGCGAACAGCTTCGGGAGTTGCAACGTTCCCCGCGGTTACAAAGGTATCTGGGAGCTTTTCTTTGATGTATTCGATCATTTTGATTACAAAATCTGAATGACCGTGAGCAACATCAATCGTAATGTACTCTGGATTTAATTGTTCGGATTTTAGCTGATCAATAAACTTGTACTCATCATCCTTAATCCCGACCGAAATCGAAGCAAATAATCCTTTTTCGTGCATCATTTTAACGAAAGCTGCTCGTGTTTCTGGATTAAAGCGGTGCATCACATAATAATAGTCATTTTGGGCAAGCCAAATCGCCAAATCTTCATCAATGACGCTTTCCATGTTTGCGGGTACAACAGGGATCTTGAATGTGTGCGGGCCAAACTTGATGCTTGTATCTGCCTCCTTACGGCTCTTGATCACACATTTGTTTGGGACTAATTGAATATCATCATAATCGAATGTTTTCATTAGGGCAGCTCCTTTAAAAAAATTACCGTAATTATTATGCGCTAAAATATATGAAGCGTCAATGAAAATAGCGTACATTTATTGAACTATATCAAAAAATAGTTCGATAAACTGTTGACGCCAAGAACTTAATCCGGTAAAATAGCGAAGTAAAAACGTTAATTTTAGAAAATATAACTATGAGGTGAAAATAAATGTCATCAGTTGTTATTGTTGGTAGTCAATGGGGCGATGAAGGAAAGGGTAAGATGACCGATTACCTAAGCCAAGAAGCGGACGTGGTGGTTCGTTCACAAGGTGGTAATAATGCAGGTCATACAATTGCATTTGATGGTAAGAAGTTTGCCCTCCGTCTAGTGCCATCTGGGATTTTTGCTAAAGACAAGTTAGCAGTAATTGGAAATGGAGTGGTTATTAATCCACCAGCATTATTAAAGGAATTGCATTATCTTCAAGACAACGGGATCGACATTTCTGGTTTACGGATTTCTAGTCGTTCACATATTACCTTCCCATACCACATTCTTCTTGATAAGTGTCAAGAAGAGGCAAAGGGTGATCACAAGGTGGGTACAACCAAGAATGGGATCGGCCCTACCTACATGGATAAGGTTTCACGGGTTGGTATCCGGATGTGCGACCTGCTCGAAAAGGACACCTTTAAAGAAAAGCTTGAACGTAACTTGGCTGAAAAGAACGAATTATTCACTAAGTTATACCATGTTGACCCAATTAACTTTGATGACATTTTCGAAAGTTACTACGAATACGGTCAAGAATTAAAGCAATACGTTACTGACACAGCTCAAATTGTCAATGATGCCCTTGATCAAGATAAGAAGGTTCTCTTTGAAGGAGCACAAGGGGTTATGCTTGATGTTGACCAAGGAACCTACCCATATGTTACTGCTTCTAACCCAATTGCGGGAGGAGTATGTACAGGTGTTGGTGTTGGCCCTAACAAAATTGAAACTGTTGTTGGGATTTGCAAGGCTTACTCGACGCGGGTTGGTGCTGGTCCGTTCCCAACCGAATTAACTGATGAGATCGGTGACCAGATTCGTGAAACTGGTCATGAATACGGAACGGTTACGGGTCGGCCACGGCGCGTTGGTTGGTTTGATAGTGTCGCAATGCGTCATGCACGGCGGGTTTCAGGAATTAGTTGCCTTAGCCTTAACTTGCTTGATGTTTTGACTGGTTTGAAGACCGTTAAGATTTGTACCTCATACAAACTTGATGGTAAGCAAATTGATTACTACCCAGCTAGTTTGAAGGAACTTGAACGTTGTGAACCAGTTTATGAAGAACTTCCAGGATGGGACGAAGATATTACTGGTGCGAAGAAGTTTGAAGACTTACCAATTAATGCGCAGAATTACTTGAAGCGGGTAAGTGAATTATCAGAATCCCCACTTGCAACTGTTTCCGTTGGTGCTGATCGGATTCAAACAATCATCGTTAAAGACCCTTGGGAATTAGCACATAAATAAATAGATGAAAGCTTCTAATGTTTGAATAATCTTTAAGCATTGGAAGCTTTTTATTTTCCTGGTTCCCTCTATGGTATAATCGAGGCAAATAAACGTTATAGGGGGCAAGATGATGACACAGCCAACACTAACAGTAGAAAAACATTATTTGAATTGGCCACTTAACCATCCTTTAAATCAAGCTGATATAATGCATGAGTTGGGTGTGCAAGCATCTGATGAAACGGGCCAAGATCTAACAAGTAAGGTCATGATGAACCTAACCCAAGTGGATGTTAACAAAGCAGGAGAATACCCTGTGATGTTAAGTGTAATGGATAATAACGGACAAAGTACTCAGGTAAGCATCACCCTAAATATTCAACCGATGCGGACACAGAATGCAACTCAGGAAACTGCAACGCCCCAAAAGTCAAGACGGGGATGGTTATGGGTTATTATCGTAATCGTAGTTATCTTATGTGCATGGTGGGCGATCAGCTCTCATAACCGGCAAGCTGCTAACCAAGTGGCAGAACTTAAAGGGGCAACTCAACAATACCAAAAAGACCACGATCAACAAGCATTAGAAAGTCGCCTTAATAAGATTCAAAGCCAGACTCAAGACTTGCAAAATCAAGTGCAAAGCAACAGCATGAAACAAGATTTAAACCAAGTTAATGAAACCGTTAATGAAGTACGGGAAAACCCAGATAATGGGACGAAAATTGTAAATAACTTAAAGAATAAGGGTGATTTTCAAGAAATCTGGGGAAATATTAGCCAAGAAGTCCAGAAGTGGCTAGATGAATTTGCTAATTAGTGAGTTTGACAGCGGCAAGATAGACCCTTAAAATGGGAATAATAATTAGCGAGATTTCCCGTTGAGTTGTTAGGGATGATGGGAAAACTCAAGTAAATGCTGGATCCTTCCTTAGATTAGCGGAGGGTCTTATTCTTTTGAAAGATTTTAAATTAATTAAGGAAGTGACATGATGGCTCATGAGATCTTAGACGGCTCAAGTATGCAACGTGCATTGACCCGGATTACTTATGAGATTATCGAACAAAATAAGGGTGTCGATAACTTAGTATTTGTTGGAATTAAGACGCGAGGAGTATATTTAGCAAAGCGCCTCGCCAAGCGACTAAATCAGTTGGAAAATGTAGAAATTCCCGTGGCAGCACTTGACGTCTCTCTTTACCGTGATGACCGTCATGTAGCAGACTATACTCAAGAACCAACCGTAAAAACTGATCAATTAGATATTGATATTACTAACAAACATGTTATTTTGGTTGATGATGTGCTCTTCACTGGACGGACAGTTCGGGCGGCCTTAGATGCTTTGATGGATATGGGACGGCCAAATCGAATTTCACTAGCGGTCCTTGTTGATCGGGGACACCGTGAATTACCAATTCGGCCAGATTTTGTCGGGAAGAATATTCCGACTGCAATGAATGAAACTGTCCATGTAGCAGTTGAAGAATATGATGGCCATGAAGATGTAACAATTGAGCATAATTAAAAGAAAGGGAGCCACGAAAAGCCCCCGTAAGTAACAACAGGCCTCTATCGTTCGGTTTTACCAGACGCTGGAGGCCATTAATGTACTGCACTGTTTATCTTATCTTCCGCCACCAATCCACCGTTGAATGCTCATTAAATACCCGGGTACCAAATTTTTTCTGAAACCACCGGACTTGTTTGGGAGTAAATCCTCGAAATACTAATGGTAAGTTTTTCCAGTGAGAATAAAGGGCATAGAGAAGAAGGATGTATTGTTCTTTACTAATATTATCTACTGGAATCTCACTAACCATGGTCATTGAAATCCCTGTCCCCAGTGCAGGAAATGTATCAAGACTAATCTTGTAGATTGGATGGTGACCGATATTGGTAGTGAATACTATTAATGCTTGTTTCTGTCGCGGACGATAAACTTTTTCGATCCGCTTATTGATCTTGTGAACTTGGCGCTTCGTTGGATTAAGAATTATATTTCGCATATAAAAGCCTCTAATCGAACATTTGTTTAGGAAATAGTATATCATACTTAGAAACAGAACAAATCATGTAAGTTTTTGCTGATATAATTCTATTTATCCTTTTCGTTGTAATTACAATATTTTTATTAATGCGGTATGATTGGATTAGTAAGTTTAGTATTAATCGTGCAGGACATCTAATGCCAAACTGGTTTGCAATCTTATTTTGGTTAACGCGACGTGAGCGAGCTGAAAATAATTAGAGGAATAGAAAAAACGCTTAATGACTGCACAAATCATTGAACGCATTAGTTTAGAGAATAATAGCAGCTGATATCGCACATTATCTGCTACTAGTAAAATGTTAAGTCTAATTGAGGCGAACAACTAAAAACAATTATTGGCACCACCCTAGAAGAAAGAACAATTTAGTCTTGGGAGTTTATTTAGATTTTGTCCTTATTAAAATGAGAAAAAGTTAAGGATATTCTAGAAGTCATTAAGCAATAAAATTGATTTCTTCACGAATTGCTTTTGATGTTAAAGCTTCAATTCGTTGATATTTTATCAAGTAATTTATCAATAGTTAATAGTTTTACGAGATTATGCACTCACTGTGTACAAGTGATACCAAGAATATACTTTGTTCTAACAAGGGTGTTATTTTACTATATTTTTACTAATCGTTTATATTAAGATAATATAGTTTGGAGTTTATATAGGAGAAAAAAGATGGATATTCGTAAAATTAATACGTTAAATAGAATTAAGGAAGGATTTATTACTGTTTTAGATACTAAAAAGTTATCAGAATGTACTACTAATGATATTGTAAATAGCGCTGAAATCAGTAAGAAAACCTTCTACAATTATTATCAAAATAAGCAGGATCTTCTTCATGAAATTGAGAATGATCTATTGGAAGGCCTGAAAGAAGCGCTTGTAATTGATCGTGAAGAGCTAAAAGATGTCAAGCATTTACCAGGTGCAGACGAAATTAAGGAATTAGCAGAAGTGGCATTTAATCATACGTTGGCTTTTTGTAATGAAAATAAGCATGCGTTGTCAAATTTGCTTTCCTCAAATGGAGATATGCAGTTTTATCAAATGATTGTTGAAGTAGCAAATAATGAATTTGATGCGCGAGTTCCATATTTGTTTGGGGATATAAATATTAAAGAAGCTAATGTGAAGTCGCCATTGCCATTCTCATTTATAAAAACCCTCTATATCAATACAATTGTTAATTTGTTAATGCTTTGGGGTGCCGCACCAGACTCTTTAAGCATTAATGAAATTAAGTCAATTGCAGGCTTGATTCAAACAAAATCACCAGTTGAATTGATTCAAATTTATAAATCTTATTTAAACTAGAAAATGAG is part of the Limosilactobacillus reuteri genome and encodes:
- a CDS encoding aldo/keto reductase, which produces MLELTNINSTFNLNNGVKIPCVGYGTFRTPADVAEQAVKEAIETGYRHIDTAAVYGNEEAVGKGIKDSGIKREDLFVTSKLWNANRGYEQTKKAFQETLDRLQMDYLDLYLIHWPANEKQFGDDAAKINAETWRAMEDLYNEGKIRAIGVSNFMPHHIAELMKTAKVAPAVDQIEVHPGWPHTEEVKYLQAHNILVEAWAPLGGQGAKVLTNPTMIQIADKYQKTPAQVCLRWVLQQGILPLPKSVHKERMISNQNIFNFELTDEDMRKISLLPNLGGQCADPDEVDF
- a CDS encoding ECF transporter S component, which gives rise to MESTFRLRRSIIAAMLLALTLVLGRFFLIPIPWTHGNVNLCDAGVFIAAMLLGPGAGTIVGGFGGMFLDLISGFPQDALFSFAAHGLEGFISGWIYKKYGNSTWGKWTAVLAGSIVMIAIYFICNTVMYHVITGFLSLGSNFIQGMIGGIVALIVIRQLKKHHVG
- a CDS encoding FAD-dependent oxidoreductase is translated as MKVIIVGCTHAGTITATQILQNHPETEVTIYERNDNVSFLSCGIAVYLSGDVGDPDAMFYSSPKQLAAMGATVHMQHNVTDIDPKTKTVTVTNLVTGETKTDHYDKLVDTTGSWPVIPPIEGVDGPNVYLCKNYHHAKELFNVAKDAQRIVVIGGGYIGVELVEAYTRQNKDVTLIDGSPRMLHKYFDREYTDRIQQEFVDHGASFAFDQRVTGFENHENGVTVKTNKGNYDADIAILCVGFRPNTDLLKGKVKMHDNGAIITNEYMQSSDPDIYAAGDSTAVHYNPTGKDAYIPLATNAIRQGTIVGTNLFGNTMRDMGTQSSSGLNLYGTTMVSSGLTLENAKEAGFDAAAVTVEDNYRPEFMPTTTPVLMTLVWDKKTRQILGGQFMSKHDVSQSANIISLCIQDKHTIDYLAFVDMLFQPHFDRPFNYVNILGQAAVKKQAELEK
- a CDS encoding GMP reductase, which produces MKTFDYDDIQLVPNKCVIKSRKEADTSIKFGPHTFKIPVVPANMESVIDEDLAIWLAQNDYYYVMHRFNPETRAAFVKMMHEKGLFASISVGIKDDEYKFIDQLKSEQLNPEYITIDVAHGHSDFVIKMIEYIKEKLPDTFVTAGNVATPEAVRDLENAGADATKVGVGPGKACITKLKTGFGTGGWQLSAIRWCAKAARKPIIADGGIRHNGDIAKSVRFGASMVMIGSMLAGHLESPGHVITIDGKQYKQYWGSASEVQKGAYRNVEGKQMLVPYRGSIKDTLNEMQEDLQSAISYSGGRDLEAIRKVDYMIVKDSIMNGDF
- a CDS encoding adenylosuccinate synthase; this encodes MSSVVIVGSQWGDEGKGKMTDYLSQEADVVVRSQGGNNAGHTIAFDGKKFALRLVPSGIFAKDKLAVIGNGVVINPPALLKELHYLQDNGIDISGLRISSRSHITFPYHILLDKCQEEAKGDHKVGTTKNGIGPTYMDKVSRVGIRMCDLLEKDTFKEKLERNLAEKNELFTKLYHVDPINFDDIFESYYEYGQELKQYVTDTAQIVNDALDQDKKVLFEGAQGVMLDVDQGTYPYVTASNPIAGGVCTGVGVGPNKIETVVGICKAYSTRVGAGPFPTELTDEIGDQIRETGHEYGTVTGRPRRVGWFDSVAMRHARRVSGISCLSLNLLDVLTGLKTVKICTSYKLDGKQIDYYPASLKELERCEPVYEELPGWDEDITGAKKFEDLPINAQNYLKRVSELSESPLATVSVGADRIQTIIVKDPWELAHK
- a CDS encoding immunoglobulin-like domain-containing protein gives rise to the protein MMTQPTLTVEKHYLNWPLNHPLNQADIMHELGVQASDETGQDLTSKVMMNLTQVDVNKAGEYPVMLSVMDNNGQSTQVSITLNIQPMRTQNATQETATPQKSRRGWLWVIIVIVVILCAWWAISSHNRQAANQVAELKGATQQYQKDHDQQALESRLNKIQSQTQDLQNQVQSNSMKQDLNQVNETVNEVRENPDNGTKIVNNLKNKGDFQEIWGNISQEVQKWLDEFAN
- the pyrR gene encoding bifunctional pyr operon transcriptional regulator/uracil phosphoribosyltransferase PyrR — protein: MAHEILDGSSMQRALTRITYEIIEQNKGVDNLVFVGIKTRGVYLAKRLAKRLNQLENVEIPVAALDVSLYRDDRHVADYTQEPTVKTDQLDIDITNKHVILVDDVLFTGRTVRAALDALMDMGRPNRISLAVLVDRGHRELPIRPDFVGKNIPTAMNETVHVAVEEYDGHEDVTIEHN
- a CDS encoding TetR/AcrR family transcriptional regulator, which codes for MDIRKINTLNRIKEGFITVLDTKKLSECTTNDIVNSAEISKKTFYNYYQNKQDLLHEIENDLLEGLKEALVIDREELKDVKHLPGADEIKELAEVAFNHTLAFCNENKHALSNLLSSNGDMQFYQMIVEVANNEFDARVPYLFGDINIKEANVKSPLPFSFIKTLYINTIVNLLMLWGAAPDSLSINEIKSIAGLIQTKSPVELIQIYKSYLN